One genomic segment of Impatiens glandulifera chromosome 6, dImpGla2.1, whole genome shotgun sequence includes these proteins:
- the LOC124942153 gene encoding peptidyl-prolyl cis-trans isomerase FKBP20-2, chloroplastic isoform X2, with translation MAILAPPPFLRLQFYSHRNNNLHSNDPAFGGSLRRHCLSRCRIRDSKEESDDNKFGRRLLFLIVTTTSTFVHTLPSYGKSKVKNPYDERRLLEQNKRIQRENNAPDNFPSFVREGFEVKVVTSDDFVKSESGLIYRDIEIGKGDCPKAGQQVTFHYIGYNESGRRIDSTYLQGTPAKIRFGTNGLVPGFEEGIRDMKPGGKRRIIIPPELGPPVGPSTFFSAKQFEVFDVELIGVKDCERRTIGFYSDIVCN, from the exons ATGGCGATTCTAGCACCACCTCCATTTCTACGTCTTCAATTCTACTCAC ATAGAAACAATAACTTACATTCAAATGATCCTGCATTTGGTGGTAGCCTGAGAAGACATTGTTTGTCAAGGTGCAGGATAAGAGACAGCAAAGAAGAATCAGATGATAATAAGTTTGGGCGAAGGCTTCTGTTCTTAATTGTGACAACAACTTCAACCTTTGTTCATACATTGCCTTCATATGGAAAATCTAAAGTTAAAAACCCTTATGACGAAAGACGATTACTTGAACAGAACAAGAGAATACAAAGAGAAAACAATGCACCTGATAACTTCCCAAGTTTTGTTAGAGAAG GTTTTGAGGTGAAAGTGGTAACATCAGATGATTTTGTGAAGAGTGAATCTGGTTTGATTTACAGGGATATTGAAATTGGTAAAGGTGATTGCCCAAAGGCTGGTCAACAg GTGACGTTTCATTACATTGGGTATAACGAATCAGGACGAAGAATCGATAGCACGTATTTGCAGGGCACTCCTGCGAAAATCCGATTTGGCACAAATGGACTTGTTCCgg gATTTGAAGAAGGAATACGAGACATGAAACCAGGAGGAAAACGGAGGATTATTATACCTCCTGAACTCGGACCTCCT gtaGGGCCTTCAACTTTTTTCAGTGCAAAACAGTTTGAAGTGTTTGATGTGGAACTGATTGGCGTAAAGGACTGCGAAAGGAGGACTATTGGTTTCTACTCTGACATAGTTTGCAATTGA
- the LOC124943928 gene encoding protein argonaute MEL1-like, protein MSGRIQGRGDVRGQSDRTHQRLPQAGRGRFGGVRGYVTPYNVGAAPPPASRTPSGYGPYCSNVPVFSSADSLAADVEMKLNLASTSAVESDFHQSQTLQQPSPAAVTLATTRLPDRPGFGRAGKKILIRTNHFPVQSTGCDVFHYDVSISPEVTMKKVCREIMNSLIDSYMDSFLGNRLPAYDGRKSIYTLGSFPFVSRDFNVKLFKNDGNTRKEHQFIVAIKFAAKIDMHQLQAFLHKKQGNLPHETLQALEIVLRSTPSVMYTAVKRSFFSPKLGAKGKMDGGLEYWQGFYQSLRPTQMGLSLNIDISAKPFFDPILVTEFIQQYLHIGDLSRPLSNKDCENIIKVLKGVNVQMTHLKKTMRKKIVRLSQQPIGELMFTCDDGVQQKSVVQYYLERYHITIRYPSLPAMQSGSDSKPIYLPLELCKIVEGQRYTKKLNERQVTTLLMATCQRPTHREQNIRQMVRQNDYNNDKFVNEFGLHIHPEPTVVEARLLPPPLLKYAGSQEAPYVGQWNMLNKRMFDGAKIDFWTCVNFSKLNQKQVGQFCWDLVQMCINKGLIFNKQPLIPIHSANSNHIGKALTSIHSQCNEQLTKMKANGRHLQLLLVILPEISGSYGMIKKICETELGIVSQCFQPKQVLKRTLPYLENVTLKINVKAGGRNTVLASAFARTLDFVCDKPTIIFGADVTHPAPGEDSSCSIAAVVASMDWPEVTTYKGLVSAQKHREEIISDLYKEVDDPKRGKVKSGMIRELLISFNQSTGRKPDRIIFYRDGVSDGQFSHVLLYEIDAIRKACSSLEENYLPRITFVVVQKRHHTRLFPMIHGDRHSTDRSGNILPGTVVDTKICHVREFDFYLCSHSGIQGTSRPTHYHVLFDENDFSADALQGLTNNLCYTYARCTRSVSIVPPVYYAHLAASRARYYMEGYVEGDGVDAESTSVRMNTREGDAVVRPLPNVMDNVKKYMFYC, encoded by the exons ATGTCTGGAAGAATTCAAGGACGCGGAGATGTAAGAGGTCAATCAGACCGCACCCATCAACGTTTACCGCAAGCCGGACGTGGACGCTTCGGAGGAGTAAGAGGTTACGTTACTCCTTACAATGTTGGGGCAGCGCCTCCACCAGCATCTCGAACTCCATCTGGGTATGGTCCATACTGCTCCAACGTACCTGTATTTTCGTCTGCAGATTCCTTAGCTGCAGATGTGGAAATGAAGCTTAACTTAGCTTCTACATCAGCTGTTGAATCGGATTTCCATCAGTCTCAGACTCTGCAACAGCCGTCCCCTGCTGCTGTGACTCTGGCGACAACCAGACTGCCAGATAGGCCAGGTTTCGGTAGAGCCGGTAAGAAGATCTTGATCCGAACCAACCATTTTCCAGTTCAATCAACTGGATGCGATGTATTTCATTACGAT GTCTCAATCTCTCCAGAGGTGACAATGAAGAAAGTATGCAGAGAAATTATGAATAGTTTGATCGACTCTTACATGGATTCGTTTCTGGGAAATCGGTTGCCTGCATATGATGGCAGGAAAAGTATTTACACTTTAGGGTCATTTCCCTTTGTGTCCAGGGACTTTAATGTGAAACTGTTTAAAAATGATGGAAATACAAG GAAGGAGCATCAGTTCATAGTGGCAATTAAGTTTGCTGCTAAAATTGATATGCATCAACTTCAAGCCTTCTTACATAAGAAGCAAGGGAATCTTCCTCATGAGACATTGCAAGCTCTTGAGATAGTTCTCCGATCAACTCCTTCGGTTAT GTATACTGCTGTTAAAAGGTCATTCTTTTCACCAAAACTTGGTGCAAAGGGGAAAATGGATGGTGGCCTAGAGTATTGGCAAGGGTTCTACCAAAGCCTACGACCAACTCAAATGGGGCTCTCGCTAAATATTG ataTATCAGCAAAGCCATTTTTTGACCCCATCCTGGTGACAGAGTTTATTCAACAATATCTTCACATTGGAGATCTATCCAGGCCATTATCTAACAAAGACTGTGAGAAT ATTATCAAGGTCTTGAAAGGTGTGAATGTGCAAATGACTCACCTGAAGAAAACCATGCGCAAAAAGATAGTTCGACTATCTCAACAGCCAATTGGTGAACTGAT GTTCACGTGTGATGACGGTGTTCAACAGAAGTCTGTGGTTCAATACTACTTAGAAAGGTACCATATCACAATTAGGTATCCTTCCTTGCCTGCAATGCAGTCTGGAAGTGATTCAAAACCTATATATCTACCTTTGGAG CTCTGCAAAATCGTGGAGGGGCAGAGGTATACAAAGAAGCTGAATGAGAGGCAGGTAACTACTCTTTTGATGGCTACCTGTCAAAGACCCACGCATAGGGAACAAAACATTAGACAG ATGGTCAGGCAAAATGATTACAACAATGACAAATTCGTGAACGAATTTGGATTACATATACATCCTGAACCTACAGTGGTTGAAGCAAGACTTCTTCCACCTCCCCTG CTTAAATATGCTGGGTCACAAGAGGCTCCATATGTGGGGCAATGGAATATGTTGAACAAG AGAATGTTTGACGGGGCAAAGATAGATTTCTGGACCTGTGTCAACTTCTCAAAACTAAACCAAAAGCAGGTCGGCCAGTTCTGTTGGGACTTGGTGCAAATGTGTATAAATAAAGGGCTG ATTTTCAATAAACAACCGCTGATTCCCATCCATTCAGCCAATTCTAACCACATTGGAAAGGCACTAACCAGCATTCACTCGCAATGTAATGAGCAGCTCACAAAGATGAAGGCAAACGGAAGACATCTTCAGTTGCTGCTCGTCATATTGCCAGAAATTTCTGGTTCATATG GGATGATTAAGAAGATTTGTGAGACAGAATTGGGCATTGTCTCTCAATGCTTCCAGCCTAAACAAGTTCTTAAGAGGACATTGCCGTATCTTGAAAATGTCACTCTGAAGATTAACGTGAAG GCTGGAGGACGCAATACTGTGCTTGCGAGTGCGTTCGCGAGAACATTGGATTTTGTCTGTGATAAGCCCACCATCATCTTTGGTGCTGATGTCACTCATCCTGCTCCAGGAGAGGATTCAAGCTGTTCAATTGCTGCG GTGGTGGCTTCGATGGACTGGCCTGAGGTAACCACTTACAAAGGATTGGTCTCTGCTCAAAAGCATAGAGAGGAAATCATCAGTGACCTCTATAAAGAGGTTGATGATCCTAAAAGGGGCAAAGTTAAAAGTGGGATGATCAG GGAGCTGTTGATTTCGTTTAATCAGTCCACTGGTCGTAAACCAGATAGAATAATATTCTACAG AGATGGTGTTAGTGATGGGCAATTCAGCCATGTTTTGCTGTATGAGATCGATGCGATTCGGAAG GCATGTTCTTCTCTGGAAGAAAATTACCTACCGAGGATCACATTTGTGGTTGTGCAGAAGAGGCATCACACTCGCCTCTTCCCAATGATTCATGGCGACAGACATTCAACCGACAGGAGTGGAAATATTTTGCCAG GTACGGTTGTTGATACAAAGATTTGTCATGTAAGAGAATTCGACTTCTACCTATGCAGTCATTCGGGTATCCAG GGAACAAGTCGGCCAACTCATTATCATGTGTTGTTTGATGAGAATGACTTCAGTGCAGATGCATTGCAAGGACTCACTAACAACTTGTGTTACAC CTATGCGAGATGCACTAGATCGGTCTCTATAG TGCCTCCTGTTTACTATGCTCATCTTGCTGCGTCAAGGGCACGCTACTATATGGAAGGTTATGTGGAAGGTGATGGAGTTGATGCTGAATCCACTAGTGTAAGAATGAACACAAGGGAAGGGGATGCAGTTGTTAGGCCTTTGCCTAATGTTATGGATAATGTAAAGAAATATATGTTTTACTGCTGA
- the LOC124942153 gene encoding peptidyl-prolyl cis-trans isomerase FKBP20-2, chloroplastic isoform X1, giving the protein MAILAPPPFLRLQFYSRLFYKYADRNNNLHSNDPAFGGSLRRHCLSRCRIRDSKEESDDNKFGRRLLFLIVTTTSTFVHTLPSYGKSKVKNPYDERRLLEQNKRIQRENNAPDNFPSFVREGFEVKVVTSDDFVKSESGLIYRDIEIGKGDCPKAGQQVTFHYIGYNESGRRIDSTYLQGTPAKIRFGTNGLVPGFEEGIRDMKPGGKRRIIIPPELGPPVGPSTFFSAKQFEVFDVELIGVKDCERRTIGFYSDIVCN; this is encoded by the exons ATGGCGATTCTAGCACCACCTCCATTTCTACGTCTTCAATTCTACTCAC GTTTGTTTTACAAATATGCAGATAGAAACAATAACTTACATTCAAATGATCCTGCATTTGGTGGTAGCCTGAGAAGACATTGTTTGTCAAGGTGCAGGATAAGAGACAGCAAAGAAGAATCAGATGATAATAAGTTTGGGCGAAGGCTTCTGTTCTTAATTGTGACAACAACTTCAACCTTTGTTCATACATTGCCTTCATATGGAAAATCTAAAGTTAAAAACCCTTATGACGAAAGACGATTACTTGAACAGAACAAGAGAATACAAAGAGAAAACAATGCACCTGATAACTTCCCAAGTTTTGTTAGAGAAG GTTTTGAGGTGAAAGTGGTAACATCAGATGATTTTGTGAAGAGTGAATCTGGTTTGATTTACAGGGATATTGAAATTGGTAAAGGTGATTGCCCAAAGGCTGGTCAACAg GTGACGTTTCATTACATTGGGTATAACGAATCAGGACGAAGAATCGATAGCACGTATTTGCAGGGCACTCCTGCGAAAATCCGATTTGGCACAAATGGACTTGTTCCgg gATTTGAAGAAGGAATACGAGACATGAAACCAGGAGGAAAACGGAGGATTATTATACCTCCTGAACTCGGACCTCCT gtaGGGCCTTCAACTTTTTTCAGTGCAAAACAGTTTGAAGTGTTTGATGTGGAACTGATTGGCGTAAAGGACTGCGAAAGGAGGACTATTGGTTTCTACTCTGACATAGTTTGCAATTGA
- the LOC124942760 gene encoding palmitoyl-protein thioesterase 1-like, which produces MMTKIVLIVFALSWILTSTYSLPFVVFHGIADKCSNKGLKRFTNLLSEMSGSEGHCIEIGNGAWDSWLMPFEKQATLACEKVKNISALSEGYNIVGLSQGNIIGRAVIELCEESPQVNNFISLGGPHAGIASIPLCGSGVFCVWVDYLVKLEVYSDYVQEHLAPSGYIKIPTDIDSYMKGCKFLPKLNNEYKDHKNASYKARFASLQNLVLIMFEEDKVLVPKETSLFGFFPDGSWTDVLPAQETALYKEDWIGLRTLDEAGKVKFLNISGGHLEITTSDMQKLIVPYLEETNTSSAADYYYDKWSIRKLVGGIKEETLYLHSIASA; this is translated from the exons ATGATGACGAAGATCGTGCTCATTGTATTTGCTTTGAGTTGGATACTCACTTCTACGTATTCTCTTCCTTTCGTTGTCTTCCACG GCATTGCAGATAAATGCAGTAACAAAGGATTGAAACGATTTACCAATCTTCTAAGCGAGATGTCCGGCTCTGAAGGGCATTGCAT AGAGATTGGGAATGGAGCATGGGATTCTTGGCTTATGCCTTTTGAGAAACAG GCCACACTTGCTTGTGAGAAG GTAAAGAATATTAGTGCACTCAGCGAAGGCTACAACATTGTTGGTCTTTCCCAG GGTAATATCATCGGCCGAGCTGTAATTGAGCTTTGTGAAGAGTCCCCTCAA GTGAACAATTTTATATCCCTTGGGGGCCCTCATGCTGGGATAGCTTCTATTCCACTCTGTGGA TCTGGAGTTTTCTGTGTTTGGGTGGACTATTTGGTTAAATTAGAGGTCTATAGTGACTATGTACAG GAGCATTTGGCACCTTCCGGTTATATAAAAATCCCAACT GACATTGATAGCTACATGAAAGGATGTAAGTTTCTTCCTAAACTGAATAATGAATATAAAGATCATAAGAATGCAAGTTATAAAGCACGGTTTGCCAGTTTACAGAATCTCGTGCTTATTATG TTTGAGGAAGACAAAGTTTTGGTGCCAAAAGAAACATCATTGTTTGGATTTTTTCCAGATGGATCGTGGACTGATGTTTTGCCCGCTCAAGAG ACAGCACTATATAAAGAGGATTGGATAGGTCTAAGAACATTGGACGAAGCTGGGAAagtaaaattcttaaatatatcGGGAGGACACCTCGAGATAACCACAAGCGACATGCAGAAACTCATAGTTCCTTACTTGGAAGAGACCAACACTTCTTCTGCTGCtgattattattatgacaaatGGTCTATCAGAAAACTGGTTGGAGGAATAAAGGAGGAAACCCTCTACTTGCATAGTATAGCTTCTGCTTAA